In Symmachiella dynata, the following are encoded in one genomic region:
- a CDS encoding NPCBM/NEW2 domain-containing protein: MSVWFLLTAAVLLQQPQVELQTLEGAPQIGSLSQLTADGAVITTGEGGATVSAEDLLEIRFPGRKPILPSRDSIHVTLTDGSHFACKSFALASQRAQPTIEGLEPFSFSSRSLATIRLAPAEGAIAELWSDMQKRDFETDALIIRKGDILDYLTGVIGDIDDKTVKFLIDNDELELPREKVFGLIFYHRTPRKTRSACGISLTDGGLLLARSVELMESKLNARLSVGGSLELPLSKITSLDFSNGKVVYLANMEPRDVQYVPYFDITWTYRRNSNLDGGPIRLDGKTYSKGLSIHSRTTLKYRLRGDYRRFRAVMGIDQIVEGRGNVKVVISADDNVLLETTVKGTDKPQPLDLDVSGARDLTILVDFGEDLDIADHLDLADARVTK, from the coding sequence ATGAGCGTTTGGTTCCTGCTTACGGCTGCAGTCCTGCTACAACAACCCCAGGTGGAATTGCAAACACTTGAGGGCGCTCCCCAGATCGGGAGCTTGTCGCAACTCACTGCCGATGGAGCAGTTATCACGACCGGTGAGGGAGGAGCAACCGTTAGTGCAGAGGACCTGTTGGAAATCCGTTTTCCGGGACGAAAACCGATACTCCCCTCGCGGGATTCCATTCATGTCACATTGACCGATGGATCGCATTTCGCATGCAAGTCGTTCGCACTGGCCTCCCAAAGAGCACAGCCAACAATCGAAGGCCTTGAGCCGTTCAGCTTTTCGTCGCGGTCATTAGCAACGATCCGCTTAGCGCCGGCCGAGGGTGCGATTGCTGAACTGTGGAGCGACATGCAAAAACGCGATTTCGAGACCGATGCGCTCATCATCCGCAAAGGAGATATTCTGGACTACTTGACCGGTGTCATTGGCGACATCGATGACAAGACCGTGAAGTTTCTCATCGACAATGACGAATTGGAACTTCCCCGCGAAAAAGTATTCGGCCTCATTTTTTATCACCGGACGCCGCGTAAAACGAGATCTGCCTGCGGGATTTCCCTGACGGATGGCGGATTGTTATTGGCCCGTTCGGTCGAATTGATGGAATCAAAACTGAACGCGCGGCTCTCGGTCGGCGGCTCACTGGAGCTGCCGCTCAGCAAGATTACCAGCCTGGATTTCAGCAACGGCAAAGTGGTTTATCTCGCCAACATGGAACCGCGCGACGTGCAATACGTCCCCTATTTCGACATCACTTGGACCTACCGTCGCAACAGCAACCTGGATGGGGGACCGATTCGCCTGGACGGAAAGACCTACTCCAAGGGGCTTTCGATTCACAGCCGCACGACATTGAAATATCGACTGCGCGGCGACTACCGGCGATTTCGCGCTGTGATGGGAATCGACCAAATCGTCGAAGGTCGCGGAAATGTGAAGGTAGTCATTTCGGCTGACGACAACGTTCTATTGGAAACAACAGTCAAAGGAACCGATAAACCGCAACCGCTGGACCTGGACGTGAGCGGCGCGCGGGACCTGACGATTCTCGTCGATTTTGGCGAGGACCTGGATATCGCCGATCATCTCGACCTTGCGGACGCCCGGGTTACGAAATAA
- a CDS encoding S1C family serine protease: MPIFFTSLIAALLLIAQIPAVPAHAVEPAVAQAEQQRIEVMARAASTVVAVFGAEGAGGGSGVLITPDGYALTNFHVVQGAGNFMKCGLADGILYDAVIVSIDPTGDVALIKLLGRDDFPAAPMGNSDLLHQGDPVFAMGNPFLLATDFHPTATFGIVSGIHRYQYPSGTILEYTDCIQTDASINPGNSGGPLFNMAGEVVGINGRISLDKRGRVNVGAGYAISINQIKHFMDHLRSGRIVDHATLGAIVSTNQDGAVMVDNILEETPVYRRGLRLDDEIVSFAGRPIRSVNQFKNILGIYPKGWKLPLAFRREVDGNIETHEIIVRLEALHRSSELTLDKPAKKPRGPQLPKNERKEPRPDPAKTSPELAKYYQKKPGFLNYYFNELERDRALRGLADLGDFSETSSRWIVTGKTETSEDFRIVFASTGMGMLLGENAYLQPLGEDAATIDEPPGSGGLLAGLNHYRRLLTMGAAGFSEFYYVGSTPLDGVGERVDIVEAELNAGRSLWYFHKGTGELMGFDFWIHDQADPCEVRFSGRRDFQGRILPARWTVNHADKTFVTLNIENCEFPTSDDETVKEVGR, translated from the coding sequence ATGCCCATATTTTTCACCTCGCTGATTGCGGCCCTGTTGCTGATTGCGCAAATCCCGGCAGTCCCGGCCCATGCTGTTGAGCCGGCAGTCGCGCAAGCGGAACAACAACGCATCGAGGTAATGGCCCGTGCCGCTTCGACGGTGGTTGCCGTATTCGGCGCCGAAGGGGCTGGCGGCGGCTCAGGAGTCTTGATCACGCCCGATGGTTATGCGCTGACGAATTTCCACGTAGTGCAAGGCGCCGGCAATTTCATGAAATGCGGTTTGGCCGATGGAATCCTGTATGACGCCGTGATTGTCAGCATCGATCCCACAGGCGACGTGGCCTTGATCAAACTGCTGGGGCGGGACGATTTCCCTGCTGCCCCAATGGGCAACAGCGATTTGCTCCATCAAGGAGACCCCGTGTTCGCCATGGGCAATCCCTTCCTGTTGGCGACCGATTTTCACCCGACGGCCACGTTTGGCATCGTTTCAGGCATTCACCGCTACCAATATCCCTCGGGCACGATTTTGGAGTACACCGACTGCATTCAAACCGACGCTTCGATCAATCCGGGCAACTCCGGCGGCCCGTTGTTCAACATGGCTGGTGAAGTGGTGGGAATCAACGGACGTATCTCTCTCGACAAACGCGGCCGCGTCAATGTGGGGGCGGGCTACGCCATCTCGATCAATCAAATCAAACATTTCATGGACCACCTCCGCAGCGGACGCATCGTAGACCATGCCACGTTGGGCGCGATCGTCTCCACAAATCAGGATGGAGCGGTCATGGTTGATAACATCTTGGAGGAGACACCGGTCTATCGTCGGGGCTTGCGATTGGATGATGAAATCGTTTCGTTTGCCGGGCGACCAATTCGTAGTGTGAATCAATTCAAAAACATCCTGGGGATCTACCCCAAAGGGTGGAAGTTGCCGCTCGCGTTTCGTCGGGAAGTCGACGGCAATATCGAAACCCACGAGATCATCGTCCGCTTAGAGGCATTGCACCGTAGCAGTGAATTGACGCTCGACAAACCTGCTAAAAAACCGCGTGGCCCCCAACTGCCTAAAAATGAACGAAAGGAACCACGACCGGACCCGGCAAAGACATCGCCGGAACTGGCAAAATACTATCAGAAAAAACCGGGGTTCCTGAATTACTATTTCAATGAACTCGAACGCGACCGCGCGCTGCGAGGGCTGGCCGATCTGGGTGATTTTTCCGAGACAAGCAGTCGCTGGATCGTCACCGGCAAGACGGAAACCAGTGAAGATTTCCGCATTGTCTTCGCCTCCACGGGAATGGGAATGCTCCTGGGCGAGAACGCCTACTTACAGCCGTTGGGCGAAGATGCCGCGACCATCGATGAACCGCCGGGGAGCGGCGGGTTGTTGGCCGGTTTGAACCACTATCGTCGACTACTGACGATGGGAGCTGCCGGTTTTTCTGAGTTCTATTACGTCGGCAGCACCCCGCTGGATGGTGTGGGTGAGCGTGTTGATATTGTCGAAGCAGAATTGAATGCCGGGCGTTCGCTGTGGTATTTCCACAAGGGGACGGGCGAATTGATGGGGTTTGACTTTTGGATCCATGACCAAGCCGATCCTTGCGAAGTTCGTTTTTCGGGCAGGCGAGACTTCCAGGGACGAATCTTACCCGCACGGTGGACCGTCAATCACGCCGACAAAACTTTCGTCACATTGAATATCGAAAACTGTGAGTTTCCAACGTCCGACGATGAGACTGTCAAGGAGGTGGGCCGATGA
- a CDS encoding S1C family serine protease encodes MKHLLRSCIMILLVCGSMPLANAQDELSPIQEVQTRLVKIFGAGGIGGLHSYSTGFIISPDGYIATVWSHVLDPDVVTVVLGNGLKLDGRIVGAEPQLHLAILKVDADDLPYFDLDDAASAGTGQRVLAFGNMYKVATGDEPVSVMQGVIAAKTRLRARRGAFEVPFDGPVYVVDAITNNPGMGGGVLTTRDGRLLAMIGKELRNAETNTWINYAIPVDELADVAHQIKSGTFRRSDTPKSRTAPPQNYRAIDFGIVLIPDVLNRTPAYIDSLLPGSDAAQQDLRPDDLLLFINGELIQSCKELEAELGRLEESDIVQLVVRRGDSLVSVELEAPEKDEP; translated from the coding sequence ATGAAACATCTCTTGCGTAGCTGCATAATGATTTTGCTGGTTTGTGGGAGCATGCCTCTCGCAAACGCCCAAGACGAGTTGTCACCCATCCAGGAAGTTCAAACACGACTTGTGAAAATCTTCGGTGCCGGCGGCATTGGCGGACTGCATTCCTATAGCACCGGTTTCATCATCTCACCCGACGGATATATCGCCACGGTCTGGAGTCACGTGTTGGATCCCGACGTGGTCACGGTCGTGCTGGGCAACGGACTCAAACTGGATGGCCGCATTGTCGGGGCCGAGCCGCAATTGCATTTGGCGATTCTCAAAGTCGATGCCGATGACCTGCCTTATTTTGATTTAGACGATGCTGCCTCCGCCGGGACCGGACAGCGCGTCCTGGCCTTTGGCAATATGTACAAAGTGGCCACCGGCGATGAACCGGTCTCGGTCATGCAAGGCGTGATTGCCGCCAAGACGCGGTTGCGTGCGCGGCGGGGCGCGTTTGAGGTCCCCTTTGACGGGCCCGTTTATGTCGTCGACGCCATCACCAACAATCCCGGTATGGGGGGCGGCGTGTTGACAACCCGCGACGGCCGGTTGCTGGCGATGATCGGCAAGGAACTGCGTAATGCCGAAACCAATACCTGGATCAACTATGCCATCCCGGTGGATGAGTTGGCTGATGTCGCCCATCAAATCAAATCCGGAACATTTCGCCGCAGCGATACCCCCAAAAGCCGAACTGCTCCTCCGCAAAACTACCGCGCGATCGACTTTGGCATCGTGCTAATTCCCGACGTGCTGAACCGCACGCCGGCCTATATTGATAGCCTCCTTCCCGGCAGCGATGCCGCCCAACAAGACCTACGCCCCGATGATCTGTTGCTGTTCATCAACGGCGAACTCATTCAGTCCTGTAAGGAGTTGGAGGCAGAATTGGGTCGGCTGGAAGAGTCGGATATTGTCCAATTGGTCGTCCGCCGCGGAGACAGTTTAGTCTCTGTGGAGTTAGAAGCCCCTGAAAAAGACGAACCGTAG
- a CDS encoding PDZ domain-containing protein: MPNHKPRLTILALLSSALLISVASTAAAQADGKLAVLEERALKQAAAIVAPSIVRIETVGGLERVDEILAGTGPTTGVVVSADGYIITSSFNFAAKPSSILVSLPDGRRFAARQVASDNLKMLTLIKIDAENLTPAPAAPRDSVRVGQWAIALGRTYETPFPSMSVGIVSALNRIWGKAIQTDAKVSPVNYGGPLVDIEGRVLGVLVPLSPQGKSDAAGVEWYDAGIGFAIPMSDIYDVLDQLKAEKDLHSGLLGITFQTKDLYSTPPMVDHVWYNSPAQKAGIKSGDTIVEVNGAATTRISQVRHALGNAYAGDKIALSVDRDGETIKVDFELAAKLEPYESAFLGILPERLSTVEPAEAAAPAGVGVRYVYANSPAAAAGLQRGDRITKFNDAPQNSAIELRDALSRTRPGEKAVLTFLRNGEPQTAEVELQKITAEIPADLPRSPIPLPAEKNDDSEKTGRLAETLETHAHDLWAFVPDDYNPDYQYALLVWIHPSRNTMEAEMLKRWKQICRERGVILLAPKAGTAETWTPNEIGFIKAAVESFVERYSIDPQRIVLHGFETGAALAQQLAFKERELFPALCLAGAPLAIQPPENRPDFPLQWDFVYGEDDPQGRKIEASIKALEKMRYPVSHRAVPGLGQDYPPEPAIEEVGRWIDALDRI, from the coding sequence ATGCCGAATCATAAACCACGGCTGACCATTCTCGCGCTATTGAGCAGCGCCCTCCTAATAAGCGTGGCGTCGACAGCCGCAGCGCAAGCGGACGGTAAATTGGCTGTCTTGGAAGAACGCGCGCTCAAACAAGCTGCGGCGATTGTTGCTCCGTCGATCGTGCGGATTGAAACCGTCGGGGGTTTAGAGCGCGTCGATGAAATCCTGGCTGGAACGGGACCGACCACAGGTGTGGTGGTTTCGGCCGACGGGTATATCATTACGAGTTCCTTCAATTTCGCTGCCAAACCATCGTCCATCTTGGTATCGTTGCCCGATGGTCGCCGCTTTGCCGCGCGACAGGTCGCATCCGACAATCTCAAGATGCTGACCTTGATCAAAATCGACGCCGAGAATTTGACGCCGGCCCCTGCCGCCCCGCGCGACAGCGTCCGTGTCGGACAATGGGCCATCGCCCTGGGGCGAACTTATGAAACTCCGTTTCCCAGCATGTCGGTGGGCATCGTCAGCGCGCTCAATCGGATCTGGGGCAAGGCGATTCAAACCGACGCTAAAGTCTCGCCGGTGAATTACGGAGGCCCGTTGGTCGACATCGAAGGCCGCGTGCTGGGCGTGTTGGTTCCACTCTCACCGCAAGGAAAATCTGACGCCGCAGGTGTCGAATGGTACGATGCCGGGATCGGCTTTGCGATTCCCATGTCCGACATCTATGACGTTCTCGATCAACTCAAAGCCGAGAAAGATCTGCACAGTGGTTTGTTGGGCATTACGTTTCAAACCAAAGATCTCTACAGCACGCCCCCGATGGTCGACCACGTCTGGTATAACTCCCCCGCACAGAAAGCCGGGATCAAATCAGGTGACACGATCGTCGAGGTCAATGGTGCGGCGACGACACGAATTTCCCAAGTTCGACACGCACTAGGCAACGCCTACGCCGGAGATAAGATTGCCTTAAGCGTCGATCGCGACGGTGAAACGATCAAGGTGGACTTCGAGTTGGCCGCGAAATTAGAGCCCTACGAATCCGCCTTTTTAGGAATCTTGCCCGAACGTCTTTCGACCGTCGAACCGGCCGAAGCCGCAGCGCCCGCTGGCGTGGGAGTACGTTACGTCTATGCCAACAGCCCGGCAGCTGCCGCAGGACTACAGCGTGGCGATCGCATTACGAAATTCAATGACGCACCGCAAAACTCCGCGATCGAGTTACGCGACGCGCTCAGCCGCACGCGTCCGGGCGAGAAAGCGGTTCTCACTTTTCTGCGCAACGGGGAACCTCAAACAGCTGAGGTGGAATTACAAAAGATCACCGCTGAGATTCCGGCAGACTTACCACGCTCTCCCATTCCTTTGCCGGCAGAGAAAAACGATGATTCTGAAAAAACAGGACGGTTGGCCGAGACGCTGGAAACGCATGCGCACGATTTGTGGGCCTTCGTTCCGGATGATTACAACCCTGACTACCAGTACGCACTCTTGGTGTGGATTCATCCGTCGCGAAACACTATGGAAGCTGAGATGCTTAAACGTTGGAAGCAGATTTGCCGAGAGCGGGGTGTGATTCTGTTGGCCCCCAAGGCGGGTACGGCTGAGACATGGACGCCTAACGAAATCGGCTTCATCAAAGCGGCCGTCGAATCGTTTGTTGAGCGATATTCCATTGACCCACAGCGGATCGTATTGCACGGTTTCGAAACGGGTGCAGCCTTAGCCCAACAGTTGGCCTTTAAAGAACGCGAACTGTTCCCGGCCCTCTGTCTCGCCGGAGCCCCGCTAGCCATCCAGCCACCTGAGAATCGACCCGACTTCCCCTTGCAGTGGGATTTCGTGTATGGCGAAGACGACCCGCAGGGCCGCAAAATCGAGGCCTCAATCAAGGCCCTGGAGAAAATGCGGTATCCGGTCAGCCATCGCGCTGTGCCGGGATTGGGTCAAGACTATCCGCCGGAACCAGCCATTGAAGAGGTCGGACGCTGGATCGACGCGCTGGACCGCATCTGA
- a CDS encoding phosphoribosylaminoimidazolesuccinocarboxamide synthase produces MSNNSLLQSSIPGMKAHQGKVRDVYEFGDKLLFVATDRISAFDWVLPTGIPDKGRVLTQMSKVWFDRLDVRNHLISMDMGDLDLPDGVDVESLDGRSMVVLKTEVFPVECVVRGYLSGSGWKEYQETGRVCGIQLPSGMKESDKLAEPIFTPATKETSGHDINISFEQMCEIIPAETAKKLRDLSFQVYQSGADYAAKEGIIIADTKFEFGHLDGEIILIDEVLTPDSSRFWPVDQYEPGKSQPSFDKQFVRDHLVACGWDRNSEPPALPDDIVAKTRAKYVEAYETLAKSEFPWK; encoded by the coding sequence ATGAGTAATAATTCCCTGCTGCAAAGTTCCATTCCCGGTATGAAAGCCCACCAAGGCAAAGTCCGTGATGTGTACGAATTTGGCGATAAACTGTTATTCGTTGCCACCGACCGCATTTCTGCCTTCGACTGGGTTCTGCCCACCGGCATCCCGGACAAAGGCCGCGTGCTGACACAAATGAGCAAGGTCTGGTTCGACCGATTGGACGTACGCAACCATCTGATCAGCATGGACATGGGGGACTTGGATCTGCCCGATGGCGTTGACGTCGAGTCACTCGACGGACGAAGCATGGTCGTGCTCAAGACCGAGGTATTTCCGGTCGAATGTGTCGTGCGGGGCTATCTGTCAGGCTCGGGCTGGAAGGAATATCAAGAAACCGGTCGTGTCTGCGGCATCCAACTTCCGTCGGGAATGAAGGAAAGCGACAAACTCGCCGAGCCGATCTTTACCCCCGCCACCAAGGAGACCAGCGGACACGACATCAACATCTCCTTCGAACAGATGTGCGAAATCATCCCAGCCGAGACAGCAAAGAAGCTCCGTGATTTGAGCTTCCAGGTGTATCAATCGGGTGCGGACTACGCGGCGAAGGAAGGGATCATTATCGCCGATACAAAATTCGAGTTCGGGCATCTGGATGGTGAGATCATTCTCATCGACGAAGTCCTCACCCCCGACAGCTCACGGTTTTGGCCGGTCGATCAGTACGAACCGGGCAAGTCGCAACCCTCCTTCGATAAACAATTCGTGCGGGATCACTTGGTGGCGTGTGGCTGGGACCGCAACAGCGAACCCCCGGCTCTGCCCGATGACATTGTCGCCAAGACGCGTGCGAAATACGTCGAGGCCTATGAAACATTGGCAAAATCTGAGTTCCCGTGGAAGTAA
- the aroC gene encoding chorismate synthase codes for MTGNSFGQAFRITTAGESHGPGNVVIIDGVPPGLELSVEDLMVDLDRRRPGQSKIVTQRNEADLPEILAGVFEGHTTGTSLAILIRNTDQRSRDYSDIQDKYRPGHADYTYDAKYGFRDYRGGGRSSARETTARVAAGVVAKKLIAAAFGGQVVGYVSQVGDIRAEIPDPAAVTLDAVEKLPDGEPNIVRCPDIAAATRMIELIESIRKDGDSIGGAGEIVASGVPAGLGEPVFDKIKADLAKALFSLPAVLGVEYGIGFGCVGMRGSENNDLFTAGPAGHEAEITTSSNRHGGMLGGITSGLPIVLRAAVKPTSSLPIAQETVTRDGQPTTIQTKGRHDPCLLPRFIPMAEAMVAIVLADHWLRHAGQNSLDL; via the coding sequence ATGACGGGCAATTCTTTTGGACAGGCATTTCGGATCACCACCGCAGGCGAAAGCCACGGGCCGGGGAATGTCGTGATTATTGACGGTGTTCCACCGGGGTTGGAGTTGTCGGTTGAGGACCTGATGGTCGATCTCGATCGACGTCGTCCCGGGCAAAGTAAAATCGTCACACAGCGCAATGAAGCCGATCTGCCGGAAATTCTCGCGGGCGTCTTTGAGGGGCACACCACTGGTACCAGCTTGGCGATCCTCATCCGCAATACCGATCAACGCAGCCGGGATTACAGCGACATCCAGGACAAATACCGTCCCGGCCACGCGGACTATACCTACGACGCCAAATACGGTTTTCGCGATTATCGCGGCGGAGGGCGTTCCAGCGCCCGTGAAACAACGGCCCGCGTCGCTGCCGGTGTTGTTGCCAAAAAACTAATCGCTGCTGCATTCGGCGGACAGGTCGTCGGTTATGTTTCACAGGTCGGCGACATCCGCGCCGAAATTCCCGACCCGGCGGCGGTCACGCTCGATGCAGTAGAAAAACTGCCCGACGGGGAACCGAATATCGTCCGCTGCCCCGACATTGCGGCAGCGACGAGGATGATCGAGCTGATCGAATCGATCCGCAAGGACGGGGATTCGATCGGCGGCGCGGGGGAAATTGTCGCTTCGGGCGTTCCGGCAGGATTGGGAGAACCGGTGTTTGACAAAATCAAAGCCGATCTTGCCAAGGCACTCTTCAGTTTGCCGGCCGTACTCGGAGTAGAATACGGAATCGGCTTTGGATGCGTCGGAATGCGGGGAAGCGAGAACAACGATCTGTTCACCGCAGGCCCAGCGGGCCACGAAGCGGAAATCACAACCTCGTCGAATCGTCATGGCGGAATGTTGGGCGGGATCACCAGTGGACTGCCCATCGTGTTACGCGCCGCTGTGAAACCGACCAGCAGTTTGCCGATCGCACAAGAGACCGTCACGCGTGACGGCCAACCGACCACGATTCAAACCAAGGGCCGCCACGACCCGTGTCTACTACCGCGGTTCATTCCTATGGCTGAGGCAATGGTGGCAATCGTACTCGCCGACCACTGGCTGCGGCACGCCGGGCAAAACTCGCTCGACCTCTAG